A part of Streptomyces sp. DSM 40750 genomic DNA contains:
- a CDS encoding DUF1206 domain-containing protein yields the protein MTALGVGSGRAARGSLTEGAARAGLTARGVIYLLVGALALQIAFGGSSQEADRHGALEEIAEKPLGSVMLWALGIGLVGMALWRLSEVVFGAAGPDGRKWTKRLASAARFVFYVFVAYSVLTFAADEDSGGGGSDGGGGSSDQQSRDVTAGVLELPGGQWLMGAAGVGVIVAGVWIGVRALMRSYHKHLRLGEMSRRARRAVDVTGVVGGVARGLVFAVAGVFAVRAAIEYEPDEAKGLDDTLRSFADAPAGSALLTCVAVGLVLFGLFSFVMARWRRV from the coding sequence ATGACGGCCTTGGGGGTGGGGAGCGGCCGCGCGGCGCGCGGTTCGCTGACGGAGGGCGCGGCGCGGGCCGGACTGACCGCGCGCGGCGTCATCTATCTGCTGGTCGGGGCGCTGGCCCTGCAGATCGCCTTCGGTGGCAGCTCACAGGAGGCGGACCGTCACGGCGCGCTGGAGGAGATCGCGGAGAAGCCGCTGGGCTCCGTCATGCTGTGGGCCCTGGGCATCGGCCTCGTGGGCATGGCGTTGTGGCGTCTGTCGGAGGTCGTGTTCGGCGCGGCGGGGCCGGACGGCCGCAAGTGGACGAAGCGGCTCGCGTCCGCCGCGCGCTTCGTCTTCTACGTCTTCGTCGCCTACTCGGTGCTGACCTTCGCGGCGGACGAGGACAGTGGTGGGGGCGGGAGCGATGGGGGCGGCGGTTCCAGTGATCAGCAGTCCCGGGATGTGACGGCCGGGGTACTCGAACTCCCCGGCGGGCAATGGCTCATGGGCGCGGCGGGCGTCGGCGTGATCGTCGCGGGCGTGTGGATCGGCGTACGGGCCCTGATGCGCTCGTACCACAAGCACCTCCGGCTCGGCGAGATGTCCCGCCGGGCGCGCCGGGCCGTCGACGTGACCGGTGTGGTCGGCGGGGTCGCGCGCGGCCTGGTGTTCGCCGTGGCCGGCGTTTTCGCCGTGCGCGCCGCGATCGAGTACGAGCCGGACGAGGCCAAGGGCCTCGACGACACCCTCCGCTCCTTCGCCGACGCCCCGGCGGGCTCGGCTCTCCTGACGTGCGTCGCGGTCGGACTCGTGCTGTTCGGGCTGTTCTCCTTCGTCATGGCCCGCTGGCGCAGGGTGTGA
- a CDS encoding cholesterol oxidase substrate-binding domain-containing protein — protein sequence MTDSSATSRRGFLLGAATLALTPQFVRQDPAAAAADLPGFPADVELYRSAYRNWDGEITAPGLWACAPADADQVVAVVNWARQQGWTVRARGLSHGWSPLTITPGADSGAPVLLVDTTTHLTGMTLESTDPAAVRVGSGATLEGLLTFLEGHGLGVTACPAPGDLSIGGALAIDAHGTAVPAAGETRLPGHTYGSLSNLVLSLTAVVWDADRAAYVLRTYPRDDADGAALLTHVGRALVTEFVLRVGADTDLRCLSRTDIPAGELFAAPGSDGRTFASFLDEAGRLEAIWFAFTDFPWFKVWSVEPTRPLTSRRVTSPYNYPFSDNVPTVVADLVGRMVSDGAWYLAPVLGNAQLTTASLGLTATLSADIWGPSKNTLLYLKPTTLRVTANGYAVLTSRDQVQRVVSEFADFYRKRLTAYAAQGRFPVNGSVEIRVTGLDDPADVGVSGARAPLLSALRPRADRPEWDTAVWLDVLTLPGTPDAEAFFRELERFLLTTYDGGHALTRVEWSKGWGYTDEAAWSDEEVIGTVVPESFDDGEGPGWDGAVEILERLDPHRVYGNAFLDRLFP from the coding sequence GTGACCGACTCTTCAGCAACGTCCCGCCGGGGTTTCCTCCTCGGCGCCGCCACGCTCGCCCTCACTCCGCAGTTCGTCCGCCAGGACCCGGCCGCCGCCGCGGCCGACCTGCCCGGATTCCCGGCGGACGTCGAGCTGTACAGGTCGGCGTACCGCAACTGGGACGGGGAGATCACCGCGCCCGGGTTGTGGGCGTGCGCGCCCGCCGACGCGGACCAGGTGGTGGCGGTCGTCAACTGGGCCCGGCAGCAAGGCTGGACGGTCCGGGCCCGGGGTCTCTCCCACGGCTGGTCACCCCTGACCATCACCCCCGGCGCCGACTCCGGCGCACCCGTGCTGCTGGTCGACACGACCACGCACCTCACCGGCATGACGCTGGAGTCCACCGACCCCGCCGCCGTCCGGGTGGGCTCGGGCGCCACCCTGGAAGGGCTGCTGACCTTCCTGGAGGGCCACGGGCTCGGTGTGACGGCCTGCCCGGCGCCGGGTGATCTCTCGATCGGCGGCGCCCTCGCCATCGACGCCCACGGCACGGCCGTACCGGCCGCCGGGGAGACCCGGCTGCCCGGTCACACCTACGGCTCGCTCAGCAACCTCGTCCTGTCGCTGACGGCGGTGGTGTGGGACGCCGACAGAGCCGCGTACGTGCTGCGGACGTATCCACGGGACGACGCGGACGGTGCCGCACTGCTCACCCATGTCGGGCGCGCGCTCGTCACCGAGTTCGTGCTGCGGGTGGGGGCCGACACAGATCTGCGGTGCCTGAGCCGGACCGACATCCCCGCCGGGGAGCTGTTCGCCGCGCCGGGCAGTGACGGGCGTACCTTCGCGAGCTTCCTGGACGAGGCGGGGCGTCTGGAGGCGATCTGGTTCGCCTTCACCGACTTCCCCTGGTTCAAGGTGTGGAGCGTCGAGCCGACCCGCCCGCTCACCTCCCGGCGCGTGACCTCGCCGTACAACTACCCCTTCTCGGACAACGTGCCGACCGTCGTGGCGGACCTCGTCGGGCGGATGGTGTCCGACGGCGCCTGGTATCTGGCGCCGGTGCTGGGCAACGCGCAGCTGACCACGGCCTCGCTGGGGCTGACGGCCACGTTGTCGGCGGACATCTGGGGACCGTCGAAGAACACGCTGCTGTATCTGAAGCCGACGACGCTGCGGGTGACGGCGAACGGATACGCGGTGCTCACCTCACGGGACCAGGTGCAGCGCGTGGTCTCCGAGTTCGCCGACTTCTACCGGAAGCGGCTCACCGCGTACGCGGCCCAGGGGCGCTTCCCCGTCAACGGCTCGGTCGAGATCCGGGTGACCGGCCTCGACGACCCGGCGGACGTCGGCGTGTCCGGCGCCCGCGCTCCGCTGCTGTCGGCGCTGCGGCCGCGCGCCGACCGGCCCGAGTGGGACACGGCCGTGTGGCTGGACGTACTGACGCTGCCCGGGACGCCGGACGCCGAGGCGTTCTTCCGGGAACTGGAGCGCTTCCTCCTCACGACGTACGACGGCGGCCACGCCCTCACCCGGGTCGAGTGGTCCAAGGGCTGGGGTTACACGGACGAGGCCGCCTGGAGCGACGAGGAGGTCATCGGCACCGTCGTACCGGAGTCCTTCGACGACGGCGAGGGGCCGGGATGGGACGGGGCGGTGGAGATCCTGGAGCGGCTCGATCCGCACCGGGTGTACGGGAACGCCTTCCTCGACCGACTGTTTCCGTAA
- a CDS encoding DUF6328 family protein: MPESSDSADRGRDETEAERADRRWSELIQEVRVAQTGVQILFGFLLTVVFTPRYEQLPQTEKTIYIVTVVLGAAATGALIGPVSFHRLVSGRRIKPAAVRWAARLTVAGLILLLATMTAALLLILRVATHDEYVPWLVACVLLWYLLCWFALPTWIRGRHTRE, encoded by the coding sequence GTGCCCGAGAGCAGCGACAGCGCGGACCGAGGCCGCGACGAGACCGAGGCCGAGCGCGCCGACCGCCGCTGGAGTGAGCTCATCCAGGAGGTACGGGTCGCCCAGACCGGCGTGCAGATCCTGTTCGGCTTCCTGCTCACCGTCGTGTTCACGCCGCGCTACGAGCAACTGCCGCAGACCGAGAAGACCATCTACATCGTGACCGTCGTCCTCGGTGCCGCCGCCACCGGCGCCCTCATCGGCCCCGTCTCCTTCCATCGGCTCGTCTCCGGCCGCCGCATCAAACCGGCCGCCGTGCGCTGGGCGGCCAGACTGACCGTCGCGGGCCTGATCCTGCTCCTCGCGACGATGACGGCCGCGCTGCTGCTGATCCTGCGTGTGGCCACCCACGACGAGTACGTGCCATGGCTGGTGGCGTGTGTGCTCCTCTGGTACCTGTTGTGCTGGTTCGCGCTGCCGACATGGATCCGGGGCCGTCACACCAGGGAGTGA
- a CDS encoding amidohydrolase family protein has product MDRDQSRSPLSLTRRQLLAATGAVAVLGTAAPAVARPRTPGSARSLAFTRATNGSATLAPAGDTLVAEIQSGLWSLPRTGGKAAPLTPAGLEPNRPTYSPDGDLIAFCAYQGGGFHLWTMRPDGSDLRQRTDGPWDDRGPSWSPDGTRLAFGSERGGDPGNPSNGSPYRVHVLDLSTGDITRVTGLRGQDGPLQDGAWEDFDPTWSPDGARLLFVRAKVVTASTGPSVESRTVAAVAADGTGPVAVEHTETAAAQVMTPAVAPDGRLAYLRTTASPNGSCTLVVDGRPVPVDGDIAPVPPRWTAAGELLLTLDGRFTLVRPEEPARPEAIPFEGVLPVDRPRYRVKEYDLGEARVRPVRGIHLPALSPDGRSVAFAALNSLWLAGTSGGRPPKRLRKSPPTRYLLAPSWAPDGRSLVYADDRDGLLGVYRHDLATGEETALATGGRVMPALSPDGRRLAALDMTGRLVVRDLDSGEERVLAAPLGGGGIPGRPSWSPDGRYLALCDRNRLGARFREGYNLIRIVDTTTGADRLHAVAPHTSIADRYDSGPVWSPDGRWMAVIVESALCLLPVAPDGTPRGDLRTLTTEPADHPTWSGDSQTLLYQSGTRLRIVDVSGDHARTVRVPLDRTRLTPADTVVHAGRLWDGTGETVRDDVDIVVRDGRITAVEPHRGSRRATLRHVDASAHTVLPGLWDTHTHPWHSTYGSRQATGQLTYGVTTAVSLGGFAYEQVRIREEVNAGRLAGPRLLTTGELLDGARVAYSMGRAHRTKAGLRRSLERGAALDWDFVKTYVRAPGWVMSEAARFAHERLGVRTGGHLLSPGVQLGQDLTTHLQATQRAEFGHAITTTGQAYQDVEEIYTARGVDFSLIATPFTAAPLLGADPSLADDPRVTVVMAPWDAAFVQQAAGVPPTPAQLAALRTETDIYRRILGAGGTVALGTDQPLGPVGLFLHIALRALHDGGLSPAETLRTATALPARLFGLGDDLGTVETGKLADLTVVDGDPFTDFADLVRTVSVLRGGTPYTTEELVAAYRPTARRAKAAETEEDWLEIGRLMRRDGCCHDEH; this is encoded by the coding sequence ATGGACCGTGACCAGAGTCGTTCCCCCCTGTCCCTGACCCGCCGTCAACTCCTGGCCGCCACCGGGGCCGTCGCGGTCCTCGGCACCGCCGCACCCGCCGTCGCCCGGCCCCGCACACCCGGCTCCGCTCGCTCCCTGGCCTTCACCCGGGCCACCAACGGTTCGGCGACCCTCGCACCCGCCGGCGACACGCTGGTCGCCGAGATCCAGAGTGGCCTGTGGTCCCTGCCGCGCACCGGCGGCAAGGCGGCCCCCCTCACCCCGGCCGGCCTCGAACCCAACCGGCCCACGTACTCCCCGGACGGCGACCTCATCGCGTTCTGCGCCTACCAGGGCGGCGGCTTCCACCTGTGGACCATGCGCCCCGACGGCTCCGACCTGCGGCAGCGCACCGACGGCCCCTGGGACGACCGGGGCCCGTCCTGGTCGCCCGACGGCACCCGGCTCGCCTTCGGCTCCGAGCGCGGCGGCGACCCCGGCAATCCTTCCAACGGAAGCCCCTACCGCGTCCACGTCCTGGACCTCAGCACCGGTGACATCACCCGCGTCACCGGGCTCCGCGGCCAGGACGGGCCCCTCCAGGACGGCGCATGGGAGGACTTCGACCCCACCTGGTCGCCGGACGGCGCCCGACTGCTGTTCGTGCGCGCCAAGGTCGTCACCGCGAGCACCGGCCCGTCCGTCGAGTCCCGCACCGTGGCCGCCGTGGCCGCCGACGGCACCGGCCCGGTGGCCGTCGAACACACCGAGACCGCCGCCGCCCAGGTCATGACCCCCGCGGTCGCCCCCGACGGCCGCCTCGCGTACCTGCGCACCACCGCCTCCCCGAACGGCTCCTGCACCCTCGTCGTCGACGGAAGGCCCGTCCCGGTCGACGGCGACATCGCGCCCGTGCCGCCCCGCTGGACGGCGGCAGGCGAGCTGCTGCTCACGCTGGACGGCCGGTTCACGCTCGTACGGCCCGAAGAACCCGCGCGGCCGGAAGCGATCCCCTTCGAGGGGGTGCTCCCGGTGGACCGGCCGCGCTACCGGGTCAAGGAGTACGACCTCGGGGAGGCCCGCGTACGGCCCGTGCGGGGCATCCACCTGCCCGCGCTGTCGCCCGACGGCCGGAGCGTCGCCTTCGCCGCCCTCAACTCGCTGTGGCTTGCCGGTACTTCGGGCGGACGGCCGCCGAAGCGGCTCCGGAAGTCGCCACCGACCCGCTACCTCCTGGCGCCTTCCTGGGCACCCGACGGGAGGTCCCTCGTCTACGCCGACGACCGCGACGGACTCCTCGGCGTGTACCGGCACGATCTCGCCACCGGCGAGGAGACCGCCCTCGCCACCGGCGGCCGTGTCATGCCGGCCCTCTCGCCCGACGGGCGGCGACTGGCCGCCCTCGACATGACCGGACGGTTGGTCGTACGGGACCTGGACAGCGGCGAGGAACGCGTCCTCGCGGCGCCGCTCGGCGGGGGCGGGATCCCCGGCCGACCGAGCTGGTCGCCCGACGGCCGGTACCTCGCCCTGTGCGATCGCAACCGTCTTGGCGCCCGCTTCCGGGAGGGCTACAACCTGATCCGGATCGTCGACACCACGACCGGCGCCGACCGCCTGCACGCGGTCGCCCCCCACACCTCCATCGCCGACCGGTACGACTCCGGGCCCGTCTGGTCCCCCGACGGCCGCTGGATGGCCGTGATCGTCGAGTCCGCGCTGTGCCTGCTGCCCGTCGCCCCCGACGGCACCCCGCGCGGCGACCTCCGCACCCTCACCACCGAACCCGCCGACCATCCCACCTGGTCCGGCGACTCCCAGACCCTCCTCTACCAGTCCGGCACCCGGCTCCGCATCGTCGACGTCTCCGGCGACCACGCCCGAACCGTCCGCGTGCCCCTCGACCGCACCCGCCTCACACCCGCCGACACCGTCGTGCACGCCGGGCGCCTGTGGGACGGCACCGGCGAGACGGTCCGCGACGACGTCGACATCGTCGTACGCGACGGCCGCATCACCGCCGTGGAACCCCACCGGGGCAGCCGCAGGGCCACCCTCCGCCACGTCGACGCCTCCGCGCACACCGTGCTGCCCGGCCTGTGGGACACCCACACCCACCCCTGGCACAGCACCTACGGCAGCCGCCAGGCCACCGGACAGCTCACCTACGGCGTCACCACCGCCGTCTCCCTCGGCGGCTTCGCCTACGAACAGGTCCGCATCCGCGAGGAGGTGAACGCCGGCCGGCTCGCCGGACCCCGGCTGCTCACCACCGGGGAACTCCTCGACGGCGCCCGGGTCGCGTACAGCATGGGACGCGCCCACCGGACGAAGGCGGGACTGCGGCGTTCACTGGAGCGGGGTGCGGCGCTCGACTGGGACTTCGTCAAGACCTATGTGCGGGCGCCCGGTTGGGTGATGAGCGAGGCCGCGCGGTTCGCACACGAACGCCTCGGTGTACGCACCGGCGGCCACCTGCTCTCCCCGGGCGTACAGCTCGGCCAGGACCTGACGACCCATCTGCAGGCGACCCAGCGCGCGGAGTTCGGCCACGCCATCACCACCACCGGGCAGGCGTACCAGGACGTCGAGGAGATCTACACCGCGCGGGGCGTGGACTTCTCCCTCATCGCCACCCCGTTCACCGCCGCGCCCCTCCTGGGCGCGGACCCGTCCCTCGCCGACGATCCGCGCGTGACCGTCGTGATGGCCCCGTGGGACGCCGCCTTCGTGCAACAGGCCGCGGGCGTCCCCCCGACCCCCGCCCAACTCGCCGCGCTGCGCACCGAGACCGACATCTACCGGCGGATCCTCGGAGCCGGCGGCACCGTCGCCCTCGGCACCGACCAGCCGCTCGGCCCCGTCGGCCTCTTCCTCCACATCGCCCTGCGCGCCCTGCACGACGGCGGCCTCAGCCCCGCCGAGACCCTGCGCACGGCGACCGCCCTCCCGGCCCGGCTCTTCGGCCTCGGCGACGACCTCGGCACGGTCGAGACGGGCAAGCTCGCCGACCTGACCGTCGTCGACGGCGACCCCTTCACGGACTTCGCCGACCTCGTCCGTACGGTGTCGGTCCTCAGAGGGGGAACCCCTTACACCACCGAGGAGTTGGTGGCCGCGTACCGGCCCACGGCGCGGCGAGCGAAGGCCGCCGAGACGGAGGAGGACTGGCTGGAGATCGGGCGGCTGATGCGGCGGGACGGGTGCTGCCACGACGAGCACTGA
- a CDS encoding 4-hydroxybenzoate 3-monooxygenase, translating into MTTPTPAAPSSASWDERTPVVIVGAGPAGLTVGNILRAAAVDCVVLETESREFIERRPRAGFLEEWAVRALERRGLADRIVERAPVHTEFEFRFAGERQRFPYTEITGHHHYVYPQPLLVTDLVREYADVRGGDIRFGVRDVEPHDIDGEQPSVSYTDPETGERHLLHCEFIAGCDGARGVTRTALPDEHTTVARYDHGVGWLALLAEAPPSSDCVILGVHPRGFAGHMARSPEITRYYLEVPAGDDPANWPDERVWSELHTRLAVPGTRPLTEGPLIEKRVLDMHNYVTEPMTYGRLHLAGDAAHLVAPIAAKGMNLALHDALLLADALIAHLGKGDDSGLRGYSDACLRRVWHYQEFSQWLAELLHGPSSGDAFRAGAATARLRRLLGSPAAASTFAELFIGKDTDH; encoded by the coding sequence GTGACCACCCCCACCCCCGCCGCCCCCTCCAGCGCCTCGTGGGACGAGCGCACCCCCGTCGTCATCGTCGGCGCCGGACCCGCCGGGCTGACCGTCGGCAACATTTTGCGGGCCGCCGCCGTGGACTGTGTGGTGCTGGAGACCGAGAGCCGGGAGTTCATCGAGCGGCGGCCGAGGGCCGGGTTCCTGGAGGAGTGGGCGGTGCGTGCGCTGGAGCGGCGCGGGCTGGCCGACCGGATCGTGGAACGGGCACCGGTGCACACGGAGTTCGAGTTCCGTTTCGCCGGTGAACGACAGCGGTTCCCGTACACGGAGATCACCGGGCACCACCATTACGTGTACCCGCAGCCACTGCTCGTGACGGATCTGGTCAGGGAGTACGCCGACGTACGGGGCGGTGACATCCGCTTCGGCGTGCGCGATGTCGAGCCGCACGACATCGACGGCGAGCAGCCGTCCGTGTCGTACACGGATCCGGAGACCGGTGAACGACACCTGCTCCACTGTGAGTTCATCGCCGGCTGCGACGGCGCGCGCGGTGTCACGCGGACCGCGCTGCCCGACGAGCACACCACCGTCGCCCGGTACGACCACGGCGTCGGCTGGCTCGCGCTGCTCGCCGAGGCACCCCCGTCGTCCGACTGCGTCATCCTCGGCGTGCACCCCCGCGGCTTCGCCGGGCACATGGCACGCAGTCCCGAGATCACCCGCTACTACCTGGAGGTCCCCGCCGGCGACGACCCGGCGAACTGGCCGGACGAGCGGGTCTGGTCCGAGTTGCACACCCGCCTGGCGGTGCCCGGCACCCGGCCCCTCACCGAGGGCCCGCTGATCGAGAAGCGGGTGCTCGACATGCACAACTACGTCACCGAGCCGATGACGTACGGCCGCCTCCATCTCGCCGGCGACGCCGCCCATCTCGTCGCGCCCATCGCCGCCAAGGGCATGAACCTCGCCCTGCACGACGCCCTGCTCCTCGCGGACGCCCTGATCGCCCACCTGGGCAAGGGCGACGACAGCGGGCTGCGCGGGTACTCGGACGCCTGTCTGCGCCGCGTGTGGCACTACCAGGAGTTCTCACAGTGGCTGGCGGAGCTGCTGCACGGGCCGTCGTCCGGCGACGCGTTCCGGGCGGGCGCCGCGACCGCCCGGCTGCGCCGCCTCCTCGGCTCGCCCGCCGCCGCGTCGACCTTCGCGGAACTCTTCATCGGCAAGGACACCGACCACTAG
- a CDS encoding threonine/serine dehydratase: MIGISEIQEAAARIVGHVVRTPTMLSPGLSALLGVPVTTKLELLQRTGSFKARGATAKLLTLTDAERAAGVVAVSGGNHGIALAQMAAALHIKATVVMSRTAPRRAADLVEAAGASLRLTDGMAEAFALAERLRSEGLTLVHPFDDPVVIAGQGTVGLEFAEDAANDDAGHDYGGGAGALTDVLVSIGGGGLIAGVAAAFKALRPGVRVWGVETVGATTMTEALAAGGPVTVSLSSIVTTLSAPAVSQLTYDHVSALVEDVVVVSDAEAVQGVLDLAEHAKVWTEPAAGCLLPAARQVLERVGDGARLGLVVCGGNATTADITQWARRFEL; the protein is encoded by the coding sequence TTGATCGGGATCTCCGAGATCCAAGAGGCGGCCGCGAGGATCGTCGGGCATGTCGTGCGGACGCCGACCATGCTGAGCCCCGGGCTGTCCGCACTCCTCGGTGTCCCAGTCACCACGAAGCTGGAGCTGCTGCAGCGCACCGGCTCGTTCAAGGCCCGCGGCGCCACCGCGAAGCTGTTGACACTGACGGACGCCGAGCGGGCGGCCGGGGTCGTGGCGGTCAGCGGTGGCAATCACGGCATCGCGCTGGCGCAGATGGCGGCCGCGCTGCACATCAAGGCGACCGTGGTGATGTCGAGGACCGCCCCGAGGCGGGCCGCCGACCTCGTCGAGGCGGCCGGTGCGTCGCTGCGGCTCACCGACGGAATGGCGGAGGCGTTCGCGCTCGCCGAGCGGTTGCGGTCGGAGGGCCTCACCCTCGTCCACCCGTTCGACGACCCGGTGGTGATCGCCGGTCAGGGCACCGTCGGCCTGGAGTTCGCCGAAGACGCCGCGAACGACGACGCGGGCCACGACTACGGCGGGGGCGCCGGCGCACTCACCGACGTGCTCGTCAGCATCGGCGGTGGCGGGCTCATCGCCGGTGTCGCCGCCGCCTTCAAGGCCCTGCGCCCGGGTGTCCGCGTCTGGGGTGTGGAGACCGTCGGCGCCACGACCATGACCGAGGCGCTCGCGGCGGGCGGTCCGGTGACGGTCTCCCTCTCCTCCATCGTCACCACGCTCAGCGCGCCCGCCGTCTCCCAGCTCACGTACGACCATGTGTCCGCCCTCGTCGAGGACGTCGTCGTGGTCTCGGACGCCGAGGCGGTCCAGGGCGTCCTCGACCTCGCCGAGCATGCCAAGGTGTGGACGGAGCCCGCCGCCGGCTGCCTGCTGCCCGCCGCCCGGCAGGTGCTGGAGCGGGTCGGCGACGGGGCCCGCCTGGGGCTCGTGGTGTGCGGGGGCAACGCGACCACGGCCGACATCACACAGTGGGCCCGACGATTCGAGCTGTGA
- a CDS encoding UBP-type zinc finger domain-containing protein, with protein sequence MTLPAGIDPAVPPSGDGCVECDAAGGWWFHLRRCAQCGHIGCCDSSPAQHATAHAGATGHPFVQSYEPGESWFWNYETSEMYESGPDLTPPFSHPADQPAPGPAGRVPPNWTEALR encoded by the coding sequence ATGACCCTGCCTGCCGGAATCGATCCCGCCGTCCCGCCGAGCGGCGACGGATGCGTGGAGTGCGACGCGGCCGGCGGCTGGTGGTTCCACCTCCGACGCTGCGCCCAGTGCGGGCACATCGGCTGCTGCGACTCCTCCCCCGCGCAGCACGCCACGGCCCACGCGGGCGCCACCGGACACCCCTTCGTGCAGAGCTACGAGCCCGGCGAGTCCTGGTTCTGGAACTACGAGACCTCCGAGATGTACGAGTCGGGGCCCGACCTCACCCCGCCCTTCAGCCACCCCGCCGACCAGCCGGCGCCGGGGCCGGCGGGGCGCGTACCTCCGAACTGGACCGAAGCCCTGCGGTGA
- a CDS encoding ATP-binding protein: protein MSGQPSPCDRAELGRLFLFEKLDDEQLDRLCREGRVERFEPGFVYREGEPATCFFVLLEGTVVLSRQVGDDDVEVSRSSQVGVYAGAFQAYLGDQADQARYNGSMRVTVPSRFFVLPAASFAQIMRDWFPMAVHLLEGLFFGGQNTQRTIGQRERLLALGSLSAGLTHELNNPAAAAVRATSALRERVAGMRHKLGAIAAGPHKRAMLESLVELQERTAEQVAKATPLSPLEASDREDDLTDWLDDHGITGGWQLAPNFVQAGLGTDWLDQVAAAVDEHTLEGAVRWLNYTVETELLMNEIEDSTTRVTQLVDAAKQYSQLDRAPYQNADVHELLDSTLLMLSGKIGDRIEVVKDYDRTLPRIPAYPGELNQVWTNLIDNAVSAINDKGGAGTLTVRTALDHRDQVLVEFRDTGPGIPADIRGRIFDPFFTTKPVGQGTGLGLDISWRIVVNKHHGHIEVHSRPGDTRFQVFLPLTAPAADLDLTLADEPDDGLDHAPDAPEETS, encoded by the coding sequence GTGAGCGGGCAGCCGTCGCCCTGCGATCGGGCGGAACTCGGCAGGCTTTTCCTCTTCGAGAAGCTGGACGACGAGCAGTTGGACCGGCTGTGCCGGGAGGGCCGGGTGGAGCGGTTCGAACCCGGTTTCGTCTACCGGGAGGGCGAGCCGGCGACCTGCTTCTTCGTGCTCCTGGAAGGCACGGTCGTGCTGTCCCGGCAGGTCGGCGACGACGACGTGGAGGTCAGCCGCAGCTCCCAGGTCGGGGTGTACGCGGGCGCCTTCCAGGCGTATCTCGGAGACCAGGCGGACCAGGCCCGCTACAACGGCTCCATGCGGGTCACGGTCCCCTCGCGGTTCTTCGTTCTCCCCGCGGCCTCCTTCGCCCAGATCATGCGCGACTGGTTCCCCATGGCCGTGCATCTGCTGGAGGGCCTGTTCTTCGGCGGCCAGAACACTCAGCGGACCATCGGCCAGCGCGAACGCCTGCTGGCGCTCGGCTCGTTGTCCGCCGGGCTCACGCATGAGCTCAACAATCCCGCCGCGGCGGCCGTACGGGCCACCTCCGCGCTGCGGGAGCGGGTGGCCGGGATGCGGCACAAGCTCGGGGCCATCGCCGCCGGGCCGCACAAGCGCGCCATGCTGGAGTCGCTGGTCGAGCTCCAGGAGCGGACCGCCGAGCAGGTCGCCAAGGCGACCCCGCTCAGTCCGCTGGAGGCTTCCGACCGGGAGGACGACCTGACGGACTGGCTCGACGACCACGGCATCACGGGCGGCTGGCAGCTGGCGCCGAACTTCGTCCAGGCCGGGCTCGGCACCGACTGGCTGGACCAGGTCGCGGCCGCCGTGGACGAGCACACCCTCGAAGGAGCGGTCCGCTGGCTCAACTACACCGTCGAGACAGAGCTGTTGATGAACGAGATCGAGGACTCCACGACGCGTGTCACGCAGCTCGTCGACGCGGCGAAGCAGTACTCGCAGCTCGACCGCGCGCCCTACCAGAACGCCGACGTCCACGAACTCCTCGACAGCACCCTCCTGATGCTGTCCGGGAAGATCGGTGACCGCATCGAGGTGGTGAAGGACTACGACCGTACGTTGCCGCGCATCCCCGCGTATCCGGGTGAGCTGAACCAGGTGTGGACGAACCTGATCGACAACGCGGTCTCGGCGATCAACGACAAGGGCGGCGCGGGCACGCTGACCGTACGGACCGCCCTCGACCACCGTGACCAGGTACTCGTCGAGTTCCGCGACACGGGCCCGGGCATCCCGGCGGACATCCGCGGCCGCATCTTCGACCCTTTCTTCACCACCAAGCCGGTCGGACAGGGCACCGGGCTCGGTCTGGACATCTCCTGGCGGATCGTCGTCAACAAGCACCACGGTCACATCGAGGTCCACTCCCGCCCGGGCGACACCCGCTTCCAGGTCTTCCTGCCGCTCACGGCGCCCGCGGCCGATCTGGACCTGACGCTCGCCGACGAGCCGGACGACGGCCTGGACCATGCCCCCGACGCGCCCGAGGAGACGTCATGA